In Deinococcus proteolyticus MRP, a single genomic region encodes these proteins:
- a CDS encoding FKBP-type peptidyl-prolyl cis-trans isomerase has protein sequence MSQELKIEKYQEGSGPVAEKGHTVSVHYTGTLENGQKFDSSRDRGEPISFVLGSGQVIQGWDQGIQGLRVGDKARLTIPSDLAYGPRGIPGVIPGGATLVFDVELMDTRQG, from the coding sequence ATGAGCCAAGAACTCAAGATTGAAAAGTACCAAGAAGGCAGCGGCCCGGTGGCCGAAAAGGGCCACACCGTGAGCGTGCACTACACCGGCACCCTCGAAAACGGCCAGAAGTTCGACTCCAGCCGCGACCGTGGTGAGCCGATCTCGTTCGTGCTGGGCAGCGGTCAGGTCATTCAGGGCTGGGACCAGGGCATCCAGGGCCTGCGGGTAGGCGACAAGGCCCGGCTGACCATTCCCAGTGACCTCGCCTATGGCCCCCGCGGCATCCCCGGCGTCATTCCCGGCGGCGCCACGCTGGTCTTTGATGTGGAACTGATGGATACCCGCCAGGGCTGA
- the lepB gene encoding signal peptidase I, with product MSAPPSPPASPSRSPGALRVFWAESWPWLLGTLALWLVLAFGASLARVSGDSMNPTLRSGDTLLLLKYPRLLDPGFPRRGSVVVFRGPPDSPYSYTSRTLLGREFQTRPVHIKRVLGVPGDRIELRGGQVWVNGHALAESYVSEGWVDDLPPRTLGSGELWVMGDNRRVGSSLDSRAYGPVRVQDVLGEVPRRLWPRPDVLPGTPP from the coding sequence ATGTCCGCTCCCCCCAGCCCCCCCGCTTCTCCGTCCCGCTCCCCCGGTGCCCTCCGGGTCTTCTGGGCCGAGAGCTGGCCCTGGCTGCTGGGCACGCTGGCGCTGTGGCTGGTGCTGGCTTTCGGAGCGTCGCTGGCGCGGGTGAGTGGCGATTCCATGAACCCCACCCTCCGCAGCGGTGACACCCTGCTGCTGCTGAAATACCCGCGCCTGCTGGACCCCGGCTTTCCCCGGCGCGGCAGCGTGGTCGTGTTCCGGGGACCGCCGGACAGCCCGTATTCCTATACCAGCCGCACACTGCTGGGCCGGGAGTTCCAGACGCGCCCGGTGCATATCAAGCGGGTGCTGGGAGTCCCTGGAGACCGGATAGAGCTGCGCGGCGGGCAGGTGTGGGTCAACGGACACGCTCTGGCCGAAAGCTACGTGTCGGAAGGCTGGGTGGACGACCTGCCCCCCCGCACGCTGGGCAGCGGCGAACTGTGGGTGATGGGCGACAACCGCCGGGTGGGCAGCAGCCTGGACTCGCGTGCTTACGGGCCAGTCCGCGTGCAGGACGTGCTGGGCGAGGTGCCCCGGCGGCTGTGGCCCAGGCCAGATGTGCTGCCGGGTACCCCACCCTGA
- a CDS encoding MBL fold metallo-hydrolase: protein MRVSFQLTAPPSGAPAVSSFGGIQALRRDLYRVRLPLVNVFLLGEPGGPWVLVDAGMPGTAELILRAAREIHGARPPAAIVMTHGHFDHVGALHDLLRHWPVPVYAHELELPYLTGEAAYPFPDPTVGGAMSLLSPAFLPGPYDFRPQVRRLPEGRLPHVHGWQWLHTPGHTPGHVSLWRDSDRTLVVGDAFVTTPQQTVRGALLNDPMQVQGPPPYYTPNWEEARASVQNLAGLQPELAATGHGHPMSGERLRRELDALARTFDAEARPQRGWYLSHPVPTERRGAGDPDPMRTLFLGGLGAAAAAWLWLRR from the coding sequence ATGCGAGTTTCTTTTCAGCTGACGGCCCCACCTTCCGGTGCTCCTGCGGTGTCCAGTTTCGGCGGCATTCAGGCTCTGCGCCGCGACCTCTACCGCGTGCGCCTGCCGCTGGTCAACGTGTTCCTGCTGGGTGAGCCGGGAGGGCCGTGGGTGCTGGTGGACGCCGGCATGCCCGGCACGGCTGAGCTGATTCTGCGGGCTGCCCGCGAGATTCACGGTGCCAGGCCCCCAGCCGCCATCGTGATGACGCACGGTCACTTCGACCATGTGGGCGCGCTGCACGACCTGCTGCGCCACTGGCCGGTGCCGGTCTATGCACACGAACTGGAGCTGCCCTACCTGACCGGCGAGGCGGCCTATCCGTTTCCTGACCCCACCGTGGGCGGCGCGATGAGCCTGCTCTCGCCCGCGTTTCTGCCGGGCCCGTACGACTTCCGCCCGCAGGTGCGGAGGTTGCCGGAAGGCCGCCTGCCGCATGTCCACGGCTGGCAGTGGCTGCATACGCCGGGCCACACCCCCGGCCACGTCTCGCTGTGGCGTGACTCCGACCGCACCCTGGTGGTGGGCGACGCTTTCGTGACCACCCCGCAGCAGACCGTGCGCGGCGCCCTGCTGAACGACCCCATGCAGGTGCAGGGTCCGCCTCCCTACTACACGCCCAACTGGGAAGAAGCCCGCGCCTCTGTGCAGAATCTGGCCGGGTTACAGCCTGAACTGGCTGCCACCGGGCACGGTCACCCCATGTCCGGCGAACGCCTGCGCCGTGAGCTGGACGCCCTGGCCCGCACCTTCGACGCCGAGGCCCGGCCTCAGCGCGGCTGGTATCTGTCGCATCCGGTGCCCACCGAGCGGCGCGGGGCCGGCGACCCCGACCCGATGCGGACCCTGTTCCTGGGCGGTCTGGGGGCAGCGGCGGCCGCCTGGCTGTGGCTGCGGCGCTAG
- a CDS encoding alpha/beta hydrolase codes for MPAMTSRSFRRAALFTAGALALTTALSSCSAQNAQQNLNRLISTRGLTVQTDLAYGRDARQRLDIYAPQGAQNAPTVLFIHGGSWNSGEKSEYRFVGESLARAGYVVGVMNYRLAPQFRYPSYVQDSAQALAFLRSQAAQYGGSPDNLFVMGHSAGAFNAVEAVVNGRWLREAGVPVSAVRGVIGLAGPYSYDFRDYSSREAFPQGGLPDEIMPDRHVRRDAPPHLLLVAENDTTVHPQNALNMERALQAAGVPVERRVVKGVNHVTIAAALARPLGWLGDTRSQVLEFIEARRLR; via the coding sequence ATGCCTGCTATGACTTCCCGCTCCTTTCGCCGCGCCGCGCTCTTCACTGCGGGTGCGTTGGCGCTGACCACTGCCCTGAGCAGTTGCTCGGCCCAGAATGCCCAGCAGAACCTCAACCGCCTGATTTCCACCCGTGGCCTGACCGTACAGACCGACCTGGCCTACGGTCGGGACGCCCGGCAGCGGCTGGACATCTACGCGCCGCAAGGTGCTCAGAACGCGCCCACGGTGCTGTTTATCCACGGTGGCAGCTGGAACAGTGGGGAGAAATCCGAATACCGCTTCGTAGGCGAAAGCCTGGCTCGCGCCGGCTACGTGGTGGGCGTGATGAACTACCGTCTGGCCCCGCAGTTCCGCTATCCCAGCTATGTCCAAGACAGTGCTCAGGCCCTGGCCTTTTTGCGCTCGCAGGCCGCGCAGTACGGTGGCAGTCCCGACAACCTGTTTGTGATGGGTCACTCGGCCGGGGCCTTCAACGCTGTGGAAGCGGTGGTTAACGGGCGCTGGCTGCGCGAAGCTGGGGTGCCGGTCTCGGCGGTGCGCGGGGTGATCGGGCTGGCAGGGCCGTACTCCTACGATTTCCGCGACTATTCCAGCCGTGAGGCCTTCCCACAGGGCGGCCTGCCGGATGAGATCATGCCTGACCGTCACGTGCGCCGGGACGCACCGCCCCACCTGCTGCTGGTGGCCGAGAACGACACCACCGTGCACCCCCAGAACGCCCTGAACATGGAGCGGGCGCTTCAGGCCGCCGGGGTGCCGGTGGAGCGCCGGGTGGTGAAAGGGGTCAACCACGTCACCATCGCCGCCGCGCTGGCCCGGCCGCTGGGCTGGCTGGGCGACACGCGCAGTCAGGTGCTGGAATTCATCGAGGCCCGCCGCCTGCGCTGA
- a CDS encoding DUF5946 family protein — MADIQCPSCGLLHPDLGLPRPKGLLASGECYAASSQILSAFYLPALVSKRQYVVDAYACTHPDDTTRLGVQTTALCLMTLQLYMECGQAVAEGSAMHREMMQSRPDFFTPLARPPLGHLPTFQIFEGVLDTERGRLAREWAEQVWQAWSPHHAQVRAWNLRLVPHRVSS; from the coding sequence ATGGCTGACATTCAGTGTCCCTCCTGTGGCCTGCTGCATCCCGATCTGGGTCTCCCACGCCCAAAAGGCCTTCTGGCTTCCGGGGAATGTTACGCGGCCAGCAGCCAGATCCTCTCGGCTTTCTATCTGCCCGCCCTGGTCAGCAAACGCCAGTATGTTGTAGACGCCTATGCCTGTACCCATCCGGACGACACCACTCGGCTGGGGGTGCAGACGACGGCTCTGTGTCTGATGACGCTTCAGCTGTATATGGAGTGTGGCCAGGCCGTGGCCGAGGGGTCGGCCATGCACCGGGAAATGATGCAGTCTCGCCCTGATTTCTTTACGCCACTGGCTAGACCACCGCTTGGGCACCTGCCGACCTTCCAGATCTTTGAGGGGGTCCTGGATACGGAGCGTGGCCGGTTGGCGCGGGAGTGGGCAGAGCAGGTCTGGCAGGCATGGTCGCCGCACCATGCCCAGGTTCGTGCCTGGAACCTGCGTTTGGTGCCGCACCGGGTCTCTTCATAA
- a CDS encoding DUF5946 family protein, with the protein MNCDCGAAVASEDGPSHAYMSALPACWRSYGELMARLSAHGVSAPLHMDAYAAQHPGNALQDRRQRGSVAVHLIVLGAHFDFGLPLSHLPRFRSSVSSTLLPRVGLQDWPALEPPKTWGELHAPGILCLAEDDLQSAISHWAAQVWEVWARQDTPVLGWIQILMEADRKRYG; encoded by the coding sequence ATGAACTGTGATTGCGGGGCAGCTGTCGCCTCCGAAGATGGCCCCAGCCACGCGTATATGTCCGCCCTGCCCGCCTGCTGGCGCAGCTACGGTGAGCTGATGGCGCGCCTGTCTGCACACGGTGTGTCGGCTCCTCTGCATATGGACGCCTACGCTGCGCAGCATCCAGGCAACGCCTTGCAGGACAGGCGGCAGCGCGGCTCCGTTGCTGTTCACCTCATTGTTTTGGGCGCGCACTTTGATTTCGGTCTGCCCTTGTCGCACCTTCCCCGTTTTCGGTCAAGCGTCAGTTCAACCTTGCTGCCGCGCGTTGGCTTGCAAGACTGGCCCGCCCTGGAACCGCCGAAAACATGGGGGGAACTGCACGCTCCTGGGATTCTTTGCCTTGCCGAAGATGACCTCCAGAGCGCCATCTCTCATTGGGCCGCCCAAGTCTGGGAGGTGTGGGCCAGGCAGGATACCCCTGTTCTCGGCTGGATACAGATACTGATGGAGGCGGACCGGAAGCGCTATGGCTGA
- the lepA gene encoding translation elongation factor 4 yields the protein MTRSPNIRNFSIIAHVDHGKSTLADRILEQLGAMGERDKRDQTLDTLELERERGITIKSTPIRLGYTRPNGESYIFNLIDTPGHVDFNYEVSRSLAACEGVLLLVDASQGVEAQTIVNAYLAIDNDLEIVPVVNKIDLPAADPEGAAQELEEVIGIPAEDAVFASGKTGAGVPDILEAIVENIPAPSGDPEAPLKALIFDSFYDAYQGVILFVRVLEGTLNPKDQIYLMNAGKSFDVDKVGTFSPGLVVGDTLPAGAVGWVAAGIKDIQDAQVGDTLTGKESRTAEPFPGFKPAQPVVFSGLYPTDTEDYRKLREALEKLKLNDAAFSFEPETSEALGFGFRCGFLGLLHAEIIQERLEREYDLDLIATAPAVVYRVTLTNGEVFETQNPAEFPTRDRIELVEEPYIKLSVMVPEEYVGPIMQLLQERRGAMQTMNYIGKRVELVYEVPFAEILYDFHDRLKSISRGYASMDYEQIGYREGDLRKVDILVNNEVIDALAVIVHETKTYSLGRKIVDKMAEVIPRQMFPVPVQATIGGKIIARATVKAYRKDVLAKCYGGDITRKKKLLEKQKKGRARMKQFGTVEVPQEAFLAVLANED from the coding sequence ATGACCCGCAGCCCGAACATTCGTAACTTTTCTATCATCGCCCACGTGGACCACGGCAAGTCCACGCTGGCGGACCGTATTCTTGAGCAGCTTGGCGCGATGGGAGAGCGTGACAAGCGTGACCAGACGCTCGACACGCTGGAGCTGGAGCGCGAGCGCGGCATCACCATCAAGTCCACCCCGATTCGCCTGGGCTACACCCGCCCCAACGGCGAGTCGTACATCTTCAACCTGATTGACACCCCCGGCCACGTGGACTTCAACTACGAAGTCTCGCGTTCGCTGGCGGCGTGTGAAGGCGTGCTGCTGCTGGTGGACGCTTCGCAGGGCGTGGAAGCACAGACCATCGTGAATGCGTACCTGGCGATTGACAACGACCTGGAAATCGTCCCTGTCGTCAACAAGATTGACCTGCCCGCCGCCGACCCCGAGGGAGCCGCGCAGGAGCTGGAAGAGGTCATCGGCATTCCCGCCGAGGACGCGGTATTCGCCAGCGGCAAGACGGGCGCGGGCGTGCCCGACATCCTCGAAGCGATTGTGGAGAACATCCCTGCGCCCAGCGGTGACCCAGAGGCCCCCCTCAAGGCGCTGATTTTCGACTCGTTCTACGACGCTTATCAGGGCGTGATTCTGTTCGTGCGGGTGCTGGAAGGCACGCTGAACCCTAAGGACCAGATTTACCTGATGAATGCGGGCAAGAGCTTCGATGTAGACAAGGTGGGCACCTTCAGCCCCGGCCTGGTGGTGGGCGACACGCTGCCCGCAGGCGCGGTGGGCTGGGTGGCCGCAGGCATCAAGGACATTCAGGATGCGCAGGTGGGTGATACGCTCACGGGCAAGGAGAGCCGCACCGCTGAGCCTTTCCCTGGCTTCAAACCTGCTCAGCCGGTGGTGTTCAGCGGTCTCTATCCCACCGACACCGAGGACTACCGCAAGCTGCGTGAGGCGCTGGAAAAGCTCAAGCTCAACGACGCGGCCTTCTCGTTTGAACCTGAAACCTCCGAGGCGCTGGGCTTCGGCTTTCGCTGCGGTTTCCTGGGGCTGCTGCACGCCGAAATCATTCAGGAGCGCCTGGAGCGCGAGTACGACCTGGACCTGATTGCCACCGCGCCCGCCGTGGTGTACCGCGTCACGCTGACCAACGGCGAAGTGTTCGAGACGCAGAACCCCGCCGAGTTCCCCACCCGTGACCGCATTGAGCTGGTGGAAGAACCCTACATCAAGCTCTCGGTGATGGTGCCTGAGGAATATGTCGGCCCCATCATGCAACTCTTGCAGGAGCGGCGGGGCGCGATGCAGACCATGAACTACATCGGCAAGCGGGTGGAGCTGGTGTATGAAGTGCCGTTCGCGGAGATTCTGTACGATTTCCATGACCGCCTCAAGAGCATTTCGCGTGGCTACGCCAGCATGGACTACGAGCAAATCGGCTACCGCGAGGGTGACCTCCGCAAAGTGGATATTCTGGTCAACAACGAAGTGATTGACGCCCTCGCCGTGATTGTTCACGAAACCAAGACCTACTCGCTGGGCCGCAAAATCGTGGACAAGATGGCCGAAGTGATTCCCCGCCAGATGTTCCCCGTGCCGGTGCAGGCTACCATCGGCGGCAAAATCATCGCCCGCGCCACCGTCAAGGCGTACCGCAAAGACGTGCTGGCAAAGTGTTACGGTGGCGATATCACCCGCAAGAAGAAGCTGCTGGAAAAGCAGAAAAAGGGCCGCGCCCGCATGAAGCAGTTCGGCACGGTGGAAGTGCCGCAAGAAGCCTTCCTGGCAGTGCTGGCGAACGAAGACTGA
- a CDS encoding RidA family protein, translated as MKPFTVLVPLLLVPTALAGGAEVPAPTPTPAITYHPSGGTLPFSDAVEVDNTLYLSGKIGTGADGKLVAGGVKAETRQVLDNIEASLKRYGYTRAQLVKCTVMLTDMQDFATMNEVYGAWMVRPYPARSTLGVSGLALGASVEIECIAAK; from the coding sequence ATGAAACCTTTCACTGTGCTGGTCCCGTTGCTGCTCGTTCCCACAGCCCTGGCTGGCGGCGCTGAAGTGCCTGCGCCCACGCCGACACCGGCCATCACTTACCACCCGTCCGGCGGCACGCTGCCTTTCTCGGACGCAGTGGAGGTGGACAACACCCTGTACCTGTCGGGCAAAATCGGCACCGGCGCCGACGGCAAGCTGGTGGCCGGCGGCGTGAAGGCCGAAACCCGGCAGGTGCTGGACAACATCGAAGCTTCGCTCAAGCGTTATGGCTACACCCGTGCCCAGCTGGTGAAATGCACGGTGATGCTGACCGATATGCAGGACTTTGCCACCATGAACGAGGTATACGGCGCCTGGATGGTCAGGCCGTATCCGGCCCGCTCTACCCTGGGCGTGTCCGGGCTGGCACTGGGAGCCAGCGTGGAAATCGAGTGCATCGCAGCCAAGTAA
- a CDS encoding sodium:solute symporter family protein, with amino-acid sequence MNDVQLWTYGLIIATFALYIGIAYATRVRDTKSFYVAGQGIAPVWNGMAIAADWMSGASFLSLAGIVAALGYDGSMYLMGWTGGYVLLALLVAPFLRKFGKFTVPDFVGDRYGSNLLRGLAALTAVLISMTYIAGQMRGVGVVFSRTLDVSVDIGVMLGAVIVFFYAGLSGMKGITWTQVTQYLVLILAFIIPPIVLSGQLTGNPVPQISFMGMVPELNSLLTELGFPAYTEQLRSMTDKVALTMALMLGTAGLPHVITRFFTTPDVKGARTSAIYALGFIAVLYTTVPALSVIAKSNLINRLDGTVYAEAPGWFTKWENTGLLKHADKNGDGIIQYRPGKALLADGTPDPKNANELHFDNDILVMATPEIAGLAPWVIGLVAAGAMAAALSTASGLLITISGAVAHDIYYKLLRPDASESARLNAGRLTVLVASVLAAYFGINPPGLVAETVAMAFGIAAATFAPMLILGIFDKRMNWQGATAGLLVGLLCTAAYIWYFTPSIGGPGTPDQYLFGISTQGFGTIGLLLNVAVSLLVSRLTPPPSAETQAIVESVRYPDGAGAAQVH; translated from the coding sequence GTGAACGACGTTCAACTGTGGACCTACGGGCTGATTATCGCCACTTTCGCCCTGTATATCGGCATCGCCTACGCCACCCGCGTGCGCGACACCAAGAGCTTTTACGTGGCCGGACAAGGCATTGCGCCGGTGTGGAACGGCATGGCGATTGCCGCCGACTGGATGTCGGGGGCGTCGTTCCTGTCTTTGGCCGGCATCGTGGCTGCGCTGGGCTACGACGGCAGCATGTACCTGATGGGCTGGACCGGCGGTTACGTCCTCCTGGCGCTGCTGGTGGCTCCCTTCCTGCGCAAGTTCGGCAAGTTCACCGTGCCCGATTTCGTGGGGGACCGCTACGGCTCCAACCTGCTGCGCGGTCTGGCGGCCCTGACCGCCGTGCTGATTTCCATGACTTACATCGCCGGGCAGATGCGCGGGGTAGGTGTGGTGTTCTCGCGCACGCTGGACGTGTCGGTGGATATCGGGGTGATGCTGGGAGCGGTCATCGTGTTCTTCTATGCGGGGCTGTCGGGCATGAAGGGCATCACCTGGACCCAGGTGACCCAGTACCTGGTGCTGATTCTGGCGTTTATCATTCCGCCCATCGTGCTGAGCGGGCAGCTGACCGGCAACCCAGTGCCGCAGATTTCCTTTATGGGCATGGTGCCCGAGCTGAACAGCCTGCTGACCGAGCTGGGCTTTCCGGCCTACACCGAGCAGCTGCGCTCCATGACCGACAAGGTGGCCCTGACCATGGCGCTGATGCTGGGCACCGCCGGCTTGCCACACGTCATCACCCGCTTTTTCACCACGCCGGATGTGAAGGGGGCGCGCACCAGCGCGATTTACGCCCTGGGCTTTATCGCGGTGCTGTACACCACCGTGCCGGCCCTGTCGGTGATTGCCAAATCCAACCTGATCAACCGGCTGGACGGCACGGTCTACGCCGAAGCGCCAGGCTGGTTCACCAAGTGGGAAAACACTGGCCTGCTCAAGCACGCCGACAAAAACGGCGACGGCATCATTCAGTACCGCCCCGGCAAGGCCCTGCTCGCCGACGGCACCCCCGACCCCAAAAACGCCAATGAACTGCATTTTGACAACGACATCCTCGTGATGGCGACTCCCGAAATCGCCGGTCTGGCTCCGTGGGTGATTGGCCTGGTGGCTGCCGGGGCAATGGCGGCGGCGCTCTCGACCGCTTCGGGCCTGCTGATTACCATCTCGGGAGCGGTGGCGCACGACATCTACTACAAGCTGCTGCGCCCCGACGCCAGCGAAAGTGCCCGCCTGAATGCTGGCCGCCTGACCGTGCTGGTGGCGTCGGTCCTCGCGGCTTACTTCGGCATCAATCCGCCGGGGCTGGTCGCCGAGACAGTGGCGATGGCCTTCGGCATTGCGGCGGCCACCTTCGCGCCGATGCTGATTTTGGGCATTTTCGACAAGCGCATGAACTGGCAGGGGGCGACCGCCGGCTTGCTGGTGGGCTTGCTGTGCACGGCCGCCTATATCTGGTATTTCACCCCGTCCATCGGTGGTCCCGGCACGCCGGACCAGTACCTGTTCGGCATCAGCACCCAGGGCTTCGGCACCATCGGCCTGCTGCTGAACGTGGCCGTGTCGCTGCTGGTCAGCCGCCTGACCCCGCCGCCCAGCGCCGAGACCCAGGCCATCGTGGAAAGTGTGCGTTATCCGGACGGCGCCGGCGCGGCCCAGGTCCACTGA
- a CDS encoding DUF4212 domain-containing protein encodes MTHTPLPPGTPAAEHRRRQQYWQATLRLTLGLLAVWLFVSIGLGVLLAPALDRFQILGGPLGFWIGHNGAIYVFIALIAIYASRMAALDRQFGVGD; translated from the coding sequence ATGACCCATACCCCACTTCCACCCGGCACGCCGGCAGCGGAGCACCGCCGCCGCCAGCAGTACTGGCAGGCCACCCTCCGCCTCACGCTGGGGTTGCTGGCCGTCTGGCTGTTCGTGAGCATCGGCCTGGGCGTGTTGCTGGCCCCCGCGCTTGACCGCTTCCAGATTCTGGGCGGCCCCCTGGGATTCTGGATCGGGCATAACGGCGCTATCTACGTGTTTATCGCCTTGATTGCCATCTATGCCAGCCGGATGGCCGCCCTGGACCGGCAGTTCGGAGTAGGAGACTAG
- a CDS encoding FUSC family protein yields MHQLLSRQLWQEALRLGRSQLLLWPAVRQASGIALIYALVWNTLGPVAQPLALAAAAGALMAGLAAVTGPSRTRGRILLSMTLLLGLSVALGLRVGEYGLLAAGVVGIGTFGFAMLAAANPLYQTIAVISVSYMVSYAAQDLPAELWWSHGLAIVVGGLLQLFYLTRMWPLPPLQPERQQLAQVYRDLAEGVRQLPGQPRPGLMLHHSAALAGAQVITVEHYHPQWQAQQRELTRLLDCLYDLDAALTGYGVRAAHWLAELDGPAQAADTPAEVSSSPAKAAAQAEVSAVTEAAATLLDRFAVGIEAGHWQLDGLAWGEWQATLTASPPALAREAQSVLAAVQLLRTSGTLPELSVQRRADEPVWQELLRPWRDPHRLQFSAYYGLSIGALTYFSDLLPWENSSWLVMTYALIFSSDYQRLLTRGLARIGGTVAAMALILLIQQLFGLTEALSTALFLLASYLVVATVQAGYLAVTLAFTVYTFATMNRWEVQLAAADRLWMTSGGVLLAVLAYQLWPNWHVRRLPQLREEAVQALRDFMAAQRTFAQHLTGTSASTDQPGERQPVHAAANAMRRALLKMGEAYKAAAEVAGASRAEPIWSEYSGGNPLEELEVLESLAAETAGIYAHLLGGTLSPRQAAQALARTEQRLDRLELSELPQPRALPSLPLLRRRGTR; encoded by the coding sequence TTGCACCAACTGTTGAGCCGCCAGCTCTGGCAAGAAGCGCTGCGCCTGGGCCGCAGCCAGCTGCTGCTGTGGCCGGCAGTGCGGCAGGCGAGCGGTATTGCCCTGATTTACGCACTGGTGTGGAATACGCTGGGGCCGGTGGCTCAGCCGCTGGCGCTGGCCGCCGCCGCCGGAGCGCTGATGGCGGGCCTGGCCGCCGTGACCGGCCCTTCGCGGACACGGGGCCGCATCCTGCTGTCCATGACCCTGCTGCTGGGGCTGTCGGTGGCGCTGGGCCTGCGGGTGGGCGAATACGGGCTGCTGGCGGCCGGCGTGGTGGGCATAGGCACCTTCGGCTTCGCCATGCTGGCGGCCGCCAATCCGCTGTACCAGACCATCGCAGTCATCAGTGTCTCGTACATGGTGTCCTACGCGGCGCAGGACCTGCCGGCCGAGCTGTGGTGGTCACACGGTCTGGCAATCGTGGTGGGCGGGCTGCTGCAGCTATTCTACCTGACCCGGATGTGGCCCCTGCCCCCACTCCAGCCCGAGCGCCAGCAGTTGGCTCAGGTGTACCGCGACCTGGCCGAAGGCGTGCGGCAACTGCCTGGCCAGCCCCGGCCCGGGCTGATGCTGCACCACTCCGCCGCACTCGCCGGGGCGCAGGTGATTACCGTGGAGCACTACCACCCGCAGTGGCAGGCACAGCAGCGCGAACTGACCCGGCTGCTGGACTGCCTCTACGACCTGGACGCCGCCCTGACCGGCTACGGGGTCAGGGCCGCCCACTGGCTGGCCGAACTGGACGGCCCCGCGCAGGCAGCGGACACGCCTGCAGAGGTGTCTTCTTCCCCCGCCAAAGCAGCAGCGCAAGCGGAGGTCAGCGCTGTCACCGAGGCGGCCGCCACATTGCTGGACCGGTTCGCCGTTGGGATTGAAGCCGGTCACTGGCAGCTGGACGGCCTAGCGTGGGGGGAGTGGCAGGCGACGCTGACCGCCTCGCCCCCAGCGCTGGCCCGTGAGGCACAGAGCGTTCTGGCTGCCGTTCAGCTGCTCCGCACATCCGGCACCTTGCCAGAACTCAGCGTGCAGCGCCGCGCCGACGAGCCGGTCTGGCAGGAGCTGCTGCGGCCCTGGCGCGACCCGCACCGGCTGCAGTTCTCGGCGTACTACGGCCTGAGCATCGGCGCACTGACCTACTTCAGCGACCTACTTCCCTGGGAAAACAGCTCCTGGCTGGTGATGACCTACGCCCTGATTTTCAGCTCGGACTATCAGCGGCTGCTCACGCGGGGGCTGGCGCGGATAGGCGGCACCGTGGCCGCCATGGCCCTGATTCTGCTTATTCAGCAGCTGTTTGGTCTGACGGAAGCACTTTCCACGGCGCTGTTTCTGCTGGCCAGCTATCTGGTGGTCGCCACCGTGCAGGCGGGTTACCTGGCCGTCACACTGGCCTTTACGGTGTACACCTTCGCCACCATGAACCGCTGGGAAGTGCAGCTGGCCGCCGCCGACCGGCTGTGGATGACCTCCGGCGGAGTGCTGCTCGCGGTGCTGGCCTACCAGCTGTGGCCCAACTGGCATGTGCGCCGGCTGCCGCAGCTGCGCGAAGAAGCGGTGCAGGCCCTGCGCGACTTCATGGCGGCCCAGCGAACGTTTGCCCAGCATCTGACCGGCACTTCCGCATCCACAGACCAGCCCGGCGAGAGGCAGCCGGTGCACGCCGCCGCCAACGCGATGCGCCGGGCGCTCCTGAAGATGGGCGAAGCCTACAAGGCCGCCGCCGAGGTGGCCGGCGCCAGCCGCGCCGAGCCCATCTGGTCCGAGTACTCTGGGGGCAATCCTCTGGAAGAACTGGAAGTCCTGGAAAGCCTGGCGGCCGAAACTGCCGGCATCTACGCGCACCTGCTGGGCGGTACCCTCAGCCCCCGGCAGGCGGCCCAGGCGCTGGCCCGCACCGAGCAGCGGCTGGACCGGCTGGAGCTGAGCGAGTTGCCCCAGCCCCGGGCCTTGCCCAGCCTGCCCCTTCTACGGCGGCGCGGCACCCGCTGA